In Streptomyces sp. NBC_01551, one DNA window encodes the following:
- a CDS encoding ATP-binding protein — MNWLIHDYRESDLAAVVHLIDTTAELGQESVFSLAECISALTDRQPCVVAVHQGVPIGAALACVTGERAWVMRIAIAAGWRGRGLASALLVELERRLIAARVGRIAYVLPEEDLLGEGLLNAGYTRQPAVAYFEKTEPLHGPAAGLLDDLGGRFLANDLWTKVAGMETEKDLIERRVVLPLAEPERAAAHGVQPPRAITLFGPPGTGKTTFARAIASRLGWPFVELLPSRLADEGNLAAALRTAFARIAELERVLVFIDEVEEIAPVRTEPAQPGGIHGVTNELLKLIPGFREGGERLLVCATNSIRSLDPAFLRPGRFDYLIPIGTPDAGARAAIWGRYTAGRADVDVAALVAASELFTPADIEHAARIAAQVSFERDLEAVGARGAAAAQLGASTADYLAAVAQCRPTVTPAMTGEFAADITAHARF; from the coding sequence GTGAACTGGCTCATCCACGACTACCGCGAGAGCGATCTCGCCGCGGTGGTCCACCTGATCGACACCACGGCCGAACTCGGCCAGGAGTCCGTCTTCTCGCTGGCCGAGTGCATCAGCGCCCTGACCGACCGGCAGCCCTGTGTCGTCGCCGTCCACCAGGGCGTCCCGATCGGCGCCGCCCTCGCCTGCGTCACCGGGGAACGGGCCTGGGTGATGCGCATCGCGATCGCCGCCGGCTGGCGGGGCCGCGGCCTGGCCAGCGCCCTGCTCGTCGAGCTGGAGCGGCGGCTGATCGCCGCCCGCGTCGGCCGCATCGCCTACGTGCTGCCCGAGGAGGACCTGCTCGGCGAGGGCCTGCTCAACGCCGGTTACACCCGCCAGCCCGCCGTCGCCTACTTCGAGAAGACCGAGCCGCTGCACGGACCGGCCGCCGGTCTCCTCGACGACCTCGGCGGACGCTTCCTCGCGAACGACCTCTGGACCAAGGTCGCCGGCATGGAGACGGAGAAGGACCTGATCGAGCGGCGCGTGGTGCTGCCGCTCGCCGAGCCCGAACGGGCCGCCGCACACGGCGTGCAGCCGCCGCGCGCCATCACCCTGTTCGGCCCGCCCGGCACGGGCAAGACCACCTTCGCCCGAGCCATCGCCTCCCGGCTGGGCTGGCCCTTCGTGGAACTGCTGCCGTCCCGGCTGGCCGACGAGGGCAACCTGGCCGCCGCGCTGCGCACCGCGTTCGCCCGGATCGCCGAACTGGAGCGGGTGCTCGTCTTCATCGACGAGGTCGAGGAGATCGCGCCCGTACGCACCGAACCCGCGCAGCCCGGCGGCATCCACGGCGTCACCAACGAGCTGCTCAAGCTGATACCCGGCTTCCGGGAGGGCGGCGAGCGGCTGCTGGTCTGCGCCACCAACTCCATCCGCTCCCTCGACCCGGCCTTCCTGCGGCCCGGCCGCTTCGACTACCTGATCCCGATCGGCACCCCGGACGCCGGGGCCCGCGCCGCGATCTGGGGCCGCTACACGGCCGGCCGCGCGGACGTCGACGTGGCAGCGCTGGTGGCGGCGAGCGAGCTGTTCACCCCGGCCGACATCGAGCACGCGGCGCGGATCGCGGCGCAGGTGTCGTTCGAGCGGGACCTGGAGGCGGTGGGCGCGCGCGGCGCGGCGGCCGCGCAGCTGGGCGCGAGCACCGCGGACTACCTGGCGGCGGTGGCGCAGTGTCGGCCGACGGTGACGCCGGCGATGACGGGGGAGTTCGCGGCGGACATCACGGCGCACGCCCGGTTCTGA
- a CDS encoding serine protease produces the protein MIQHLLPRACDIARTPRRRASTILPALAAVAALLSVPDASAAPALGVTAQAAPSAAAARVGPLFEGSLDGGHFCTASVVRSDYGDVIATAAHCLDGLDDPENTVFAPGYHDGVAPYGLWRITGSHIAPGWTEGEDPNDDIAFATVAPLGGAEGQNVQDLVGGFPMAVTRSADPTVTVLGYPSSRETPLRCANVTSLLSDSQRRIDCPALSGGTSGSPWLVGGAVAGVLGGYEGGGTDPDVSYSAVLGEEALDLYREVAVSQD, from the coding sequence ATGATCCAGCACCTGCTCCCCCGTGCCTGTGACATCGCCCGCACCCCTCGGCGGCGGGCGTCCACGATCCTGCCCGCGCTCGCCGCGGTCGCCGCGCTGCTCAGCGTGCCCGACGCTTCGGCGGCGCCCGCGCTCGGCGTGACCGCGCAGGCCGCGCCGAGCGCGGCCGCCGCCCGGGTGGGACCGCTGTTCGAGGGGAGTCTCGACGGCGGCCACTTCTGCACCGCCTCCGTCGTCCGCAGCGACTACGGCGACGTGATCGCCACCGCCGCGCACTGCCTGGACGGCCTCGACGACCCGGAGAACACCGTCTTCGCCCCGGGCTACCACGACGGCGTGGCCCCGTACGGACTCTGGAGGATCACCGGCAGCCACATCGCCCCGGGCTGGACCGAGGGCGAGGACCCGAACGACGACATAGCCTTCGCCACGGTCGCCCCGCTCGGCGGCGCGGAGGGACAGAACGTCCAGGACCTGGTGGGCGGCTTCCCGATGGCCGTCACCCGCTCCGCCGACCCCACCGTCACGGTGCTCGGCTACCCGAGCAGCCGGGAGACCCCGCTGCGCTGCGCCAACGTCACCAGCCTGCTGTCCGACTCCCAGCGCCGGATCGACTGCCCGGCCCTCAGCGGCGGCACCAGCGGCAGCCCGTGGCTGGTGGGCGGCGCGGTCGCCGGGGTGCTCGGCGGCTACGAGGGCGGCGGCACGGACCCGGACGTCTCGTACAGCGCGGTGCTGGGCGAGGAGGCCCTGGACCTCTACCGTGAAGTGGCCGTCTCGCAGGACTGA
- a CDS encoding NUDIX domain-containing protein has product MSTPEFIREIRATAGKRLLLLPGVTAVVLDDGGRVLLGRRSDTGRWSVIGGIAEPGEQPAETAVREVYEETAVRCVPERVVLVQMLAPVTYPNGDVCQFQDITFRCRATGGEARANDHESLEVAWFERDALPPLEPFALDRIDRALRDEPTWFEAPAQIAQ; this is encoded by the coding sequence ATGAGCACTCCCGAATTCATCCGCGAGATCCGTGCCACCGCCGGGAAACGGCTGCTCCTACTGCCCGGTGTCACCGCCGTCGTCCTCGACGACGGGGGCCGGGTGCTGCTCGGCCGCCGCTCCGACACCGGGCGGTGGTCCGTGATCGGCGGCATCGCCGAGCCGGGGGAGCAGCCCGCCGAGACCGCGGTGCGCGAGGTGTACGAGGAGACGGCGGTGCGCTGCGTCCCCGAGCGGGTGGTCCTCGTACAGATGCTGGCGCCGGTGACGTACCCCAACGGGGACGTCTGCCAGTTCCAGGACATCACCTTCCGCTGCCGGGCGACGGGCGGCGAGGCGCGGGCCAACGACCACGAGTCGCTGGAGGTGGCCTGGTTCGAGAGGGACGCCCTGCCGCCGCTGGAGCCGTTCGCCCTGGACCGCATCGACCGGGCCCTGCGCGACGAGCCGACGTGGTTCGAGGCGCCGGCGCAGATCGCGCAGTAG
- the lnt gene encoding apolipoprotein N-acyltransferase: MSSSVTRAAGNEPPQPSAAASTDLAPEPGTGVEPPVGERSATGSRAVARFARPVLAVLAGALLYASFPPRPLWWLAPFALALLAGCLHGRRARAGFGLGFLFGLGYLLPLLVWTSEGVGPVPWLALVTLEALLIGLTGLGIALVSRLPGRPLWAAAVWIAGEALRARAPFGGFPWGKLAFGQADGLFLPLAALGGTPLLSFAVVLCGFGLYEALRIARDHPRRATAVLAALTVAAPIGAALAARPLVSDSAEDGTAVAAVIQGNVPRAGFDFNAQRRAVLDNHAKRTIELAEDVKAGRAPKPDFVVWPENSSDIDPFTQPDAYEVIDKAVKAIGVPVAIGSVLAPDTGPLRNTMILWDPVKGPTDTYDKRKIQPFGERMPMRSFVRIFSADVDRVRRDFGPGKEPGVFDMAGSGVGMVTCYEAAFDDAVRSTVRAGAQVIAVPSNNATFGRSQMTYQQLAMDRIRAVEHSRTVLVPVTSGVSAVIRPDGTIVAQTEMFTADALVAEIPLRSTETPATRFGPLPEYVLLAIAGGGLGWVLTRRIRSRRAAGPQAPTAS; this comes from the coding sequence ATGAGCAGCAGTGTCACCCGCGCGGCCGGGAACGAGCCCCCGCAGCCCTCCGCGGCAGCCAGCACCGACCTCGCGCCCGAGCCCGGGACCGGGGTCGAGCCGCCCGTCGGCGAGCGGAGCGCAACCGGCTCCCGTGCGGTCGCCCGGTTCGCGCGCCCCGTCCTGGCCGTCCTCGCCGGCGCGCTGCTGTACGCGAGCTTCCCGCCCCGCCCCCTGTGGTGGCTGGCGCCCTTCGCGCTCGCCCTGCTCGCCGGCTGCCTCCACGGCCGCCGCGCCCGCGCGGGCTTCGGCCTCGGCTTCCTGTTCGGCCTCGGCTACCTGCTGCCGCTGCTCGTCTGGACCAGCGAGGGCGTCGGCCCCGTCCCGTGGCTGGCCCTCGTCACGCTCGAAGCGCTCCTGATCGGCCTGACCGGCCTCGGTATTGCCCTCGTCAGCCGGCTCCCCGGCCGACCGCTGTGGGCCGCGGCCGTCTGGATCGCCGGCGAGGCCCTGCGCGCCCGCGCCCCCTTCGGCGGGTTCCCCTGGGGCAAGCTCGCCTTCGGCCAGGCCGACGGCCTCTTCCTGCCGCTCGCCGCCCTCGGCGGCACCCCGCTGCTCTCCTTCGCCGTCGTCCTGTGCGGATTCGGGCTCTACGAGGCCCTGCGCATCGCCCGCGACCACCCCCGCCGGGCGACCGCCGTCCTCGCCGCCCTCACCGTCGCCGCCCCGATCGGCGCGGCCCTCGCCGCCCGGCCGCTGGTCTCCGACTCCGCCGAGGACGGCACCGCCGTCGCCGCCGTGATCCAGGGCAACGTCCCGCGTGCCGGCTTCGACTTCAACGCCCAGCGCCGCGCGGTCCTCGACAACCACGCCAAGCGCACGATCGAACTCGCCGAGGACGTCAAGGCCGGGCGCGCCCCGAAGCCCGACTTCGTGGTCTGGCCGGAGAACTCCTCCGACATCGACCCCTTCACCCAGCCCGACGCCTACGAGGTCATCGACAAGGCGGTCAAGGCCATCGGCGTGCCCGTCGCGATCGGCTCCGTACTGGCCCCCGACACCGGGCCGCTGCGCAACACGATGATCCTCTGGGATCCGGTCAAGGGCCCCACGGACACCTACGACAAGCGCAAGATCCAGCCCTTCGGCGAGCGGATGCCGATGCGCTCCTTCGTCCGGATCTTCAGCGCCGACGTGGACCGGGTGCGCCGCGACTTCGGCCCCGGCAAGGAGCCCGGCGTCTTCGACATGGCGGGCAGCGGCGTCGGCATGGTCACCTGCTACGAGGCCGCCTTCGACGACGCCGTGCGCTCCACGGTCCGGGCGGGCGCCCAGGTCATCGCCGTCCCCAGCAACAACGCCACCTTCGGCCGGTCCCAGATGACCTACCAGCAGCTCGCCATGGACCGGATCCGCGCCGTCGAGCACAGCCGGACCGTCCTGGTCCCCGTCACCAGCGGCGTCAGCGCCGTGATCCGCCCCGACGGCACGATCGTGGCGCAGACCGAGATGTTCACCGCCGACGCGCTCGTCGCCGAGATCCCGCTGCGCTCCACCGAGACCCCGGCCACCCGCTTCGGGCCGCTGCCCGAGTACGTCCTGCTCGCGATCGCCGGCGGCGGGCTCGGCTGGGTCCTGACCCGGCGCATCCGGTCCCGGCGCGCTGCCGGCCCGCAGGCGCCGACGGCCTCGTGA
- a CDS encoding VOC family protein gives MTTHEAVQTAVPERYRTAVVSHVMVSDADAAISFYTEAFGATEEFRLGHPEGGVMHAEIRIAGAVLMLGDVSEGPFAAPSALGGTSVALHVFVPDVDALTRRAVAAGAELVRAPEDQFHGDRNVILRDPFGHVWVFMTHLEDLSEEELARRLAQAQAQAQP, from the coding sequence ATGACCACTCACGAGGCAGTACAGACGGCCGTTCCGGAGCGCTACCGCACCGCCGTGGTGTCACACGTCATGGTGTCCGACGCGGACGCGGCGATCTCCTTCTACACCGAGGCCTTCGGCGCGACCGAGGAGTTCCGGCTGGGCCACCCGGAGGGCGGAGTGATGCACGCCGAGATCCGGATCGCCGGGGCCGTCCTGATGCTGGGCGACGTCTCCGAGGGCCCGTTCGCGGCGCCCTCGGCGCTCGGCGGGACGTCCGTGGCCCTGCACGTCTTCGTCCCGGACGTGGACGCGCTCACCCGCAGGGCCGTGGCGGCGGGCGCCGAGCTGGTGCGTGCCCCGGAGGACCAGTTCCACGGCGACCGCAACGTCATCCTCCGCGACCCCTTCGGACACGTCTGGGTGTTCATGACGCACCTGGAGGACCTCTCCGAGGAGGAGCTCGCGCGTCGGCTCGCGCAGGCGCAGGCACAGGCACAGCCCTAG
- a CDS encoding ADP-ribosylglycohydrolase family protein — protein sequence MTRLDRAVGAVLGSAVGDALGAPYEFGPAGELTARGAEMCAGGGWDPGEATDDTQMAVLVGESLLEHGGLELPDAFGRFQRWAAGHPKDIGLQTEDVLTNGQPWDLAAAVHFQVNSRAAGNGSLMRASTSAVYFAAAGRDESMDAARRISALTHGDRAAWEGTAILHELVRVCLDGSDPLAALPEALDAVHPDHRERYGRVLAPDWHPGLATEFNGAVWPCLGSAVWALRTTSGFAQAVRAAVDLGGDTDTVAAVTGTLAGARYGQAEIPVEWTAPLHVPLPGFGDRVLDAAALRELAQRLAAAG from the coding sequence ATCACCCGACTCGACCGCGCCGTGGGCGCCGTACTGGGCTCGGCCGTCGGCGACGCGCTGGGCGCTCCCTACGAGTTCGGCCCGGCCGGGGAGTTGACCGCGCGCGGCGCGGAGATGTGCGCGGGCGGCGGCTGGGATCCGGGTGAGGCCACCGACGACACGCAGATGGCGGTCCTGGTCGGCGAGTCGCTGCTGGAGCACGGCGGACTCGAACTCCCGGATGCCTTCGGGCGGTTCCAGCGCTGGGCGGCCGGACACCCCAAGGACATCGGGCTCCAGACGGAGGACGTGCTCACCAACGGGCAGCCCTGGGACCTGGCCGCCGCGGTGCACTTCCAGGTCAACTCCCGTGCTGCGGGCAACGGTTCGCTGATGCGGGCCTCCACCTCGGCGGTGTACTTCGCCGCCGCCGGGCGGGATGAGTCGATGGACGCCGCCCGGCGGATCTCGGCGCTGACGCACGGCGACCGGGCCGCCTGGGAAGGCACCGCGATCCTGCACGAGCTGGTACGGGTCTGCCTGGACGGCTCCGATCCGCTGGCCGCCCTCCCCGAGGCGCTCGACGCGGTCCACCCCGACCACCGCGAACGGTACGGCCGGGTGCTCGCCCCCGACTGGCATCCGGGCCTGGCCACCGAGTTCAACGGGGCGGTGTGGCCGTGCCTCGGCTCGGCGGTGTGGGCGCTGCGGACCACCTCCGGGTTCGCGCAGGCCGTACGGGCCGCCGTTGACCTGGGCGGCGACACCGACACGGTGGCGGCGGTGACCGGAACCCTGGCCGGCGCCCGGTACGGACAGGCCGAGATCCCGGTGGAGTGGACGGCCCCGCTGCACGTACCGCTGCCGGGGTTCGGGGACCGGGTCCTGGACGCGGCGGCGCTGCGGGAACTGGCTCAGCGGCTCGCGGCCGCGGGCTGA
- a CDS encoding ATP-binding cassette domain-containing protein produces MRAPLAATQIVLSDVTKRYGTHVVLDRVSRTVRPGERVGVVGDNGSGKSTLLRLLAGAERPDHGRVAVTAPGGVGHLAQALDLPPTARVGDVIDLALADLRALERRIRTAEAQLRQAGPDGLAAYGDLLAAYEARGGRDAERRVATVLRRLGERTALDPDRRLAALSGGRRSRLALAATLAAEPELLLLDEPTNDLDDEAVGWLEDRLRAHRGTLVAVTHDRLFLDRVTTTILEVDHDHRTVRRYGNGYAGFLTARAADRARREREHEEWREEFRRAERLAETSIGRFGEIPRKLPRGFSGAGAFRARSRTHGAASRIRAARERLHRLTENPVPPPPRPLSFTGRFTAGSAGVVEATGLALPGRLAPTGFRLAAGERLLVTGPNGAGKSTLLHLLAGELAPGEGAVRVPQRVGLLRQDDPWVSEPRSTVEVFGPEYADRVTALGLLRPADLTRPVRALSAGQRRKLELARLVTRPLDLLMLDEPTNHLAPAVVEELEAALAGFTATLILVTHDRRLRAAFRGRRLELAPAAGDLATGQPRAGQPAAASR; encoded by the coding sequence TTGCGTGCTCCACTTGCCGCCACCCAGATCGTCCTGTCCGACGTCACCAAGCGCTACGGCACCCACGTCGTCCTGGACCGCGTCAGCCGTACGGTCCGGCCCGGCGAGCGGGTCGGTGTCGTCGGGGACAACGGATCGGGGAAGTCCACCCTGCTCCGGCTCCTCGCGGGCGCCGAACGGCCCGACCACGGGCGGGTCGCCGTCACCGCGCCCGGCGGGGTCGGGCACCTCGCGCAGGCGCTCGACCTCCCCCCGACCGCCCGCGTCGGCGACGTGATCGACCTCGCCCTCGCCGACCTGCGGGCCCTGGAACGCCGCATCCGCACCGCCGAGGCGCAACTGCGGCAGGCCGGCCCCGACGGGCTCGCCGCCTACGGAGACCTCCTCGCGGCCTACGAGGCGCGCGGCGGCCGCGACGCCGAGCGCCGGGTCGCGACCGTCCTGCGCCGCCTCGGTGAACGCACCGCGCTCGACCCGGACCGCCGGCTCGCCGCGCTCTCCGGTGGCCGGCGCTCCCGCCTCGCCCTCGCCGCCACCCTCGCCGCCGAACCGGAGCTGCTCCTGCTCGACGAACCCACCAACGACCTCGACGACGAGGCCGTCGGCTGGCTGGAGGACCGGCTGCGCGCCCACCGCGGCACCCTCGTCGCCGTCACCCACGACCGGCTCTTCCTCGACCGCGTCACCACCACGATCCTGGAGGTGGACCACGACCACCGCACCGTTCGCCGTTACGGCAACGGCTACGCCGGCTTCCTGACCGCCCGCGCCGCCGACCGCGCCCGCCGGGAGCGGGAGCACGAGGAATGGCGCGAGGAGTTCCGCCGCGCCGAGCGGCTCGCCGAGACCAGCATCGGGCGCTTCGGCGAGATCCCCCGCAAGCTGCCGCGCGGCTTCAGCGGGGCCGGCGCGTTCCGGGCCCGGTCCCGCACCCATGGCGCTGCGAGCCGGATCCGGGCGGCCCGCGAGCGACTGCACCGCCTGACGGAGAACCCGGTACCGCCGCCGCCCCGGCCGCTCAGCTTCACCGGCCGGTTCACGGCCGGCTCCGCCGGGGTCGTCGAGGCGACGGGACTCGCGCTGCCCGGGCGGCTGGCGCCCACCGGGTTCCGGCTCGCGGCGGGCGAACGGCTGCTGGTCACCGGCCCCAACGGCGCCGGGAAGTCGACCCTGTTGCACCTGCTTGCCGGTGAACTCGCCCCGGGGGAAGGCGCGGTGCGCGTACCGCAGCGCGTCGGGCTGCTACGGCAGGACGACCCCTGGGTGAGCGAACCCCGTTCCACCGTCGAGGTGTTCGGCCCGGAGTACGCCGACCGGGTCACCGCCCTCGGCCTGCTGCGCCCGGCGGACCTGACCCGACCCGTCCGCGCCCTCTCGGCCGGTCAGCGGCGCAAGCTGGAGCTGGCCCGGCTGGTCACGCGGCCGCTGGACCTGCTGATGCTGGACGAGCCGACGAACCACCTGGCCCCCGCCGTGGTGGAGGAACTGGAGGCGGCCCTGGCCGGGTTCACCGCGACCTTGATCCTCGTCACCCACGACCGCCGGCTGCGCGCGGCCTTCCGCGGCCGCCGCCTGGAGCTGGCCCCGGCGGCGGGCGACCTCGCGACCGGTCAGCCGCGCGCCGGTCAGCCCGCGGCCGCGAGCCGCTGA
- a CDS encoding glutamate racemase, translated as MKIALMDSGIGLLAAAAAMRRLRPDADLVLSSDPDGMPWGPRTPADLTERAVAVARAAAAHRPDALIVACNTASVHSLPNLRAELEPGIPVIGTVPAIKPAAASGGRVAIWATPATTGSPYQRGLIRDFAAGVQVTEVPCPGLADAVEYGNEEAVVRAVAAAAALTPPDVTDVVLGCTHYELVEEPIRAALAQRTGGTELVFHGSAEPVAVQALRRFGALPEPGLPRTGALTVLLSGRPSQLPAAALGYAEGRLLVGENAPVG; from the coding sequence GTGAAGATCGCCCTCATGGACTCCGGGATCGGCCTCCTCGCGGCGGCTGCCGCGATGCGGCGGCTGCGGCCGGATGCCGATCTGGTTCTCTCCTCCGACCCCGACGGAATGCCGTGGGGGCCGCGTACCCCCGCCGACCTCACCGAGCGGGCCGTCGCCGTCGCACGGGCCGCCGCCGCGCACCGCCCCGACGCGCTGATCGTGGCCTGCAACACCGCCTCCGTGCACAGCCTGCCGAACCTGCGGGCCGAGCTGGAGCCGGGGATCCCCGTCATCGGGACCGTGCCGGCGATCAAGCCCGCCGCGGCCTCCGGCGGCCGGGTGGCGATCTGGGCCACCCCCGCCACCACCGGCAGCCCCTACCAGCGCGGGCTGATCCGGGACTTCGCCGCCGGGGTCCAGGTGACCGAGGTGCCGTGCCCCGGTCTCGCGGACGCCGTCGAGTACGGGAACGAGGAGGCGGTCGTACGGGCCGTCGCCGCGGCCGCCGCGCTGACCCCGCCGGACGTCACCGACGTGGTGCTCGGCTGCACGCACTACGAGCTGGTCGAGGAGCCCATCCGGGCCGCCCTGGCCCAGCGGACCGGCGGCACCGAGCTCGTCTTCCACGGCTCCGCCGAACCGGTCGCCGTCCAGGCGTTGCGCCGCTTCGGCGCACTGCCGGAGCCCGGTCTGCCCCGTACCGGCGCACTGACCGTGCTGCTCAGCGGCCGCCCGTCGCAGCTCCCGGCCGCCGCGCTCGGATACGCCGAGGGCCGGCTGCTCGTCGGGGAGAACGCGCCCGTCGGGTGA